GTGGGTGGAGTTCGGCAGAGCTCAGGGCAGCAGTGAGCAAGGCAGGGCTGAGGGGCAGGAAGGCTGCATgggaaggaggaagagaggcagGAAGGAGCAGAGACTGGAGCGCTTGGATAGAGCCCTCAGCTCCTGGAGGAATGGGGAGAAGGCTCTGAGCGACCTCCAAGAGACCCGCGCCTGATAGGGTTGATGGATCCAGGAGGCCAGAGGTCTTATCCAGGGTGAGACCCTCCAATGTGGTGGGGATGTGTTGTGGCTGCTGGAGAGGAACTTCCAAGCTGACCTGGCTCAACTGACCCAGCCCAGATAGAGGTAACAAAGGTGTCTGCTGATGCCCGAGCAACAAGGAGGCCATAAGCAGAGCCTGAAGGCTAGGTTTTTCTGTTAGCCCTAGATCAGCTTCCTGTCCTGGGGTAGGGGTTGAGGCGGGGGATGGGAGCGGGTTTAATAGGCCCAAAAGGCTCAGAGGCAGCTCTCCTTGGGCACCACTCAACAAGGGCAACAAGGGAAACAGAGGATTGTTGTTTATCTGTTGGTGCTTCTGCTGTTGATCCTGGTTTTGCTGCTGTGTCTCTTGTTGTTGCATCAGTAACTGCTGCTCTGCAAGAGTCTGTGGTGGTTGTGCATTGGCAGGGGGTATCTGCGCATGTTGCCCTCCCAGCCACAGCCCCCCTAGTGGCAATGAAGCCAGGACTGTAGGGTCCAGGAGGGATGGTAGACCTCCTGTGGATGACAGCAGCTGAAGCAGCTGCTCTTGGTTCATGAAGGGGAAGGCCTCTGCCAGAGGTAAGGGAGAGGTTGAGTCGCCAACAGCTGAAGGTGTATGAGGACTGTGACTGTCCATGAGACGAGAGGAGAAAGCGGGCCCGGGGCTTGTGGCTGCTGGAGGTTTGGTCACTATGGAGATCTTCGGGTCCACACATCTAGGCTCCTCTGGCCCTATGGGACACATAAGTCATTTACATATGCTCAGGCGGACTTATAAGATCAGTAAACAAATTGTATACAAGGGGTCTTGAGCTGGGCGGTATGCAGTGTTTTACACAGGATTTAACTGTGGTGGTTGTTACTGGTACAACATTGAGCGCAGATAGATTGCTGAAAAAAACAGCACTACATTTACAAGCTAGCAATAACATCACATTGATTCAGAGCAACACTCAGGGTGCAACCATGAGAAAACATTTGTACCCTTTTCCCTGAACCATTCTAAGAAATATAATCATCCGTTAAAGCCTGATTTAAAAAGGTATAGCTCATGACTGCACACAGTTCATACATCTCGAGGTCTACATAAGGTACAATTTCAGTATATTGTAAAGATCTACAAACCATATTACATTAAAATGCATTCAAAGTTAAGGATTTATCTTCCAGACTAAAAACACACTTCAGACTGAAAAATATTTTCACCTGCTGTTGGATTTTCTTGGGAAGACATCACAACATCAGTGGTACGGTCGGAGGAGCTGCCCTCCCCCTGGGGTAGAGTGGATGATGCTGCGAGAAGGGCCAGGACATGGTTGCTAAGGTCAAGAGGCTTCGGGGAGCTGGATATCGCCATAGAAACACTGCCTTGCGAATGACTCAAGTCCACCGATGTAGGTATGCTAATACTACTAATCTCCGTGGCCTGCGGTGAGGCTTCCCGCAATGGTGCTTGGGAAACCGAGTCTATTGTAGGAATGTGATTTTCAGTCAGTTGATGCTTGTCTGAGGGAGTGGGGAACATATGCTGCGATGGGCTGATGCTGTTGTGTAAAGCTAAATTTGAGTTGGACAGCAGTGTAGAAGGAGAATGTCTCTGTAGAGGACTTGATTTAGTAGACTGAGGACGTGATTGAGACTGCACTGATCTGAAATGAGAGGAAGTGGGGGGAGGAGAAAGCGGCTGTAGCACCGAGGGTAAAAGATTAGTGTTACTGGTTCGGCACGGGGACCGAGTCTGTGGGTGCCTGACGTTAGAGTGAGGGGCGGGAGAAGAGGGTGACCGTCTGGGGCTCTGCTTATTAGTGTGTCCACCTCCTTCAATAGACACAGATCCTGGCTGAGCTGACGCAGAGTTCAATGCTGAGGCCTGTGCGTTCTGCACACTGAGCAGGTGTAACAGAGCAGACAGAGGCTGGGTTGGAGGGTCCAAGCCAAGAGGTGAATGTGTCGGGCCTGTAGTGAAATCCAGAGCCTCAGTTTGTCTCGGAGGCCTGGAAAGGTGTGCCATCTGTCGGGGAGCAGGGAGCCTTGGCATCTGCCCGGGGAGGAGAGGATGATGGTTTTCTAACATGGCAGCATTCTGGTTCTGCACAGCTGAGGTAGAGGAGGAGTGCGAGGAGGAGGGGAACGAAGGGGAAGAGGAGGATAGGTTGATAACTGTAGCAGAAACGGCGTCTCCTGGTGGGGTTTTACGCGGCCCATTAGTCAGCTGCTGGGTGTCTCTTAGCATGGTGAGCACTGTTGGAGATCGCCGCTGCCTCTTTCTGTGCGACGCACTGCGCTCTGCTGTGGGAGGCAGGTGGGGCAAAGAGGAAGCCAGGGACTGGGCCAGAGAGTGGGATGGAGGAAAAAGGACAGAGGAGGCTGCTGCAAGGGAAGGATGGGGAGGCCTAGTAGAAGCAttggaggagagagggtggCTGTTATGTAAAGTGCTGTTTGTTACCTTTGATGACTGTTGCTGCTGTACCTCTTTCGAGGCCTCCAGAGAAGAGGGCAAGCTCAAGGGGTTGCTGGCCACATTTGAGCTCGGGCCCTGGGTTATCTGGTTAGCCAGCTGAGCTTTGGCAGCTGCAGAGAGAAGGCTACTTGCAGGGAAAGAAGCTGGGTGTGGCAGCTTGACCTGATGGCTGTGGTGGTGGTTCAGAAATGGCCCCAGAGGTAAACTAGAAGTCCCTGCGGAGTTCAACCCAAAACCTGGTGGTCCTGTGCTAAGAATCGGACTCATGGCACTCTTTAAGGGCTTCGAGGAGAGAGCATTAGGGTTGCTACTGCTTTGGTTGGTCAGTAAGGAGGGGTTAGCAGGGATTAGGAGGTGGTGGTTATTAGTGCTGCTGTTGCCTGAGTTCTTAAACTGCTCCAAGATGTCTTCCAGCTTGTACTTGGGAAAGTGGGGGCTGGGATTTGGGGAGCCATGGAGAGGGGAGTGTGGAGAGGAAGAGGTGGATTTCCTCCTCTGAGGAAAGTTACCTCCCATCAGTCCACCTCCTGCTGCTGAGCCTCCTCCATGATCAGAGAGAGCGGAAGGAGAAGCTGAAGGGTGGCGGGAACGCTGGTGAGGAGACGCACAGTTCATGTTAttgacagagggagagggagagcgagagagggggGAGCCTCCCACAATGACACCAAGAGGATGATGAGCGTGAGTCtgtgctcctcttcctccaccacCCATGGCCATAGGGGAAGAGGGAggaggtgaagagaggggcCCGTGCCGAGGAGAACCTGGAGTCTCGGGGGTTTTGGGTGTTCTTTGACCTTGAGGTGTGGGGGTGCGGGGTGACCTCTGGGCAACGCTGTACGCTGGGaatgaggaggtggaggaggaggaggtggaggagacaAGAATAGGAGAAGGATGGGGAAGTCTTCTCAAAGCATCGAGGGGGTGGTGagagtgtgtgcctgtgtgaagGACAGGGGAGGAACCATTGTAAGGGTAAATAAAGTGGTAGGAGGATTTGGGGCTGGCAGAGGGGTTTATGTGGATGTTGCTGTGGGGTCGAGCTGGGGCCGGATGGAGTTTGGGATGGTAAATGCCATGGTCCTCTTCTTCCCGCTCAACAAGTACTCGCTTTGAATTGCGGCTGTCCACTCCACTGCTCATctctgaaaaaacacacacacacacacacacacacacacacacacacacacacacacacacacacacacacacacacacacacacacacacacacacacacacacacacacacacacacacacacacacacacacacacacacacagtattgcaTACAGTCTATGAACTGAATACTGAAAATTAAACTTCTGCCATATCCAAGTGCTCAGGAGGAGAATTTGGATGTTTGATTTTGATGATTGAGGTAATTGGAAAACATCCTACTCCTGCCCACTCCTGTGGTGATTCTGATCACACACaccataaaaatgtttttctattaAACATTTGTTGGGCCCTTACCACAGGGAAATAAGAAATGTAGCCGTTTCAGTTCCTACTGCTTTAAGCAAAATCAATAAAAGTCTATCTAAACATGGACATCGATCATGTCAGTTTCTCTAATAACTAATGTAGATTCCtatataaacagacacaaacCAAATGGTAAAACGGAAGACGtcagaaagagaaaggaaatgGGGAGAGACACTAAATGGAAACATCTGATTCTGTATTTCGGAAGCATGTGGTTTACTGGAGGACaatgtatttacagtacatgtgtgGTTAAGCCCAATAATAAAAGCCTCTCATACTTTCATAAATTAAATTCCATCTCTACTTCATCCCACAATGACGATTATACTGACAAAGTGCTCCCACACACAGAGTAAATTTGTGTTGGGTCCTGGGGGACCTGCAAGATCATAGTCCAATTGCAGCCCTCTTACATGAGGTGAGTACTGCACATACAGCACACTCAAATCAATATAGCaatttggtgttttttgttaTCATCTAACACACATAAACTAGAGAAACCTTACAAATTAATAATGATGCTGATCAGCATCCATTAAGTGAATCTGTAGAAATGAGTATAGAAAAGCCATTTTAATAGATTCTTTaatgtattatgtatatatttgtacaCACTGTTTGATAGAAGAAGAGTAGCATGTCTCAGTGCTTCAAAATGTACCTGGATGATGAAGGTTGGCAAAGGGCAGCTGTGAGGCCTGCATACTCCGACACAGAGCAGCCATCGCCACCACTTTCCTGCGGTGGTTACACAGTTTGGTCATGTCCTGCTCTGCTTTGCCTAATGGCTGGATGTGCTGCTCCACCTTCACTCCCACAGTAAAGTTGAAAACCTGATACCAGATAAAGGAGGATCGGACAGAATTTAGATAGGACTCTTTGCATAACATTTCATCAAAACTAGTTAGGTATTTTACACTCATAATAGGCATAGTCCCACAAGGATCATTGCTTATTACAGACTCACATTTTTATGATGAAAAGGTTAGCCATGATTCCACACAGTTGTGGAGTTAGTGAAAAGTTAGTCATAGATATTAATAACAAATTACCTTTTCTCTATGCAAACATGTCTGTTATTAGAAGCTAGTTTAAGTCGTGTTGTCGACATCAATATCAAAACAGCATGCATTGATATCCTCAGTGTGTGAACAAAAAGTTTGAAGAAATTAAAAGATCATGGCCATGCTGTTAAAATATGTTTACAATGTCACAGAGTTACTAAATCTTAAAACCCTATAATGGGTGTATTTtgtagacagacaaacaaacaaattgaaAGATTATAGACCGGCTTTACCTTATGGATGATGAGTGGACACTCAAGACCACATTTGCAGGTGCCATCAGTCAACAGATAGGTCTTGACCTCGTCCAGAGAGGATAGGGCAGTGCCACTGGGACTATAGACAGAAGACAGAGACAAactgtaacagaaaactcaaagcacactgaaaaaatatgaacacataTGTTCAAAGCCCATCAAAGTTCTAAGTTGCAAAGCTGAACATACCTAAAGATCTCATAAATTAAATCTTATGGAGATTTGAACAATTCAGGCACTCCTAGAAGGCTACGTATAGAAACTGAAAGATGTAGGGtttaacagtgaaaacacaccgGACGCTAAGCGT
This genomic interval from Perca fluviatilis chromosome 5, GENO_Pfluv_1.0, whole genome shotgun sequence contains the following:
- the mbd6 gene encoding proline-rich protein 36 is translated as MTKLCNHRRKVVAMAALCRSMQASQLPFANLHHPEMSSGVDSRNSKRVLVEREEEDHGIYHPKLHPAPARPHSNIHINPSASPKSSYHFIYPYNGSSPVLHTGTHSHHPLDALRRLPHPSPILVSSTSSSSTSSFPAYSVAQRSPRTPTPQGQRTPKTPETPGSPRHGPLSSPPPSSPMAMGGGGRGAQTHAHHPLGVIVGGSPLSRSPSPSVNNMNCASPHQRSRHPSASPSALSDHGGGSAAGGGLMGGNFPQRRKSTSSSPHSPLHGSPNPSPHFPKYKLEDILEQFKNSGNSSTNNHHLLIPANPSLLTNQSSSNPNALSSKPLKSAMSPILSTGPPGFGLNSAGTSSLPLGPFLNHHHSHQVKLPHPASFPASSLLSAAAKAQLANQITQGPSSNVASNPLSLPSSLEASKEVQQQQSSKVTNSTLHNSHPLSSNASTRPPHPSLAAASSVLFPPSHSLAQSLASSLPHLPPTAERSASHRKRQRRSPTVLTMLRDTQQLTNGPRKTPPGDAVSATVINLSSSSPSFPSSSHSSSTSAVQNQNAAMLENHHPLLPGQMPRLPAPRQMAHLSRPPRQTEALDFTTGPTHSPLGLDPPTQPLSALLHLLSVQNAQASALNSASAQPGSVSIEGGGHTNKQSPRRSPSSPAPHSNVRHPQTRSPCRTSNTNLLPSVLQPLSPPPTSSHFRSVQSQSRPQSTKSSPLQRHSPSTLLSNSNLALHNSISPSQHMFPTPSDKHQLTENHIPTIDSVSQAPLREASPQATEISSISIPTSVDLSHSQGSVSMAISSSPKPLDLSNHVLALLAASSTLPQGEGSSSDRTTDVVMSSQENPTAGPEEPRCVDPKISIVTKPPAATSPGPAFSSRLMDSHSPHTPSAVGDSTSPLPLAEAFPFMNQEQLLQLLSSTGGLPSLLDPTVLASLPLGGLWLGGQHAQIPPANAQPPQTLAEQQLLMQQQETQQQNQDQQQKHQQINNNPLFPLLPLLSGAQGELPLSLLGLLNPLPSPASTPTPGQEADLGLTEKPSLQALLMASLLLGHQQTPLLPLSGLGQLSQVSLEVPLQQPQHIPTTLEGLTLDKTSGLLDPSTLSGAGLLEVAQSLLPIPPGAEGSIQALQSLLLPASLPPSHAAFLPLSPALLTAALSSAELHPPPHTQLASAQQTQHTQPQVPTDAGVDTLIPLSLQGKDNPILQQLLPTLLNSAVLGDLSGITGLHNLLGIGAGSILLPPVQTSALGMPLLQGPDGAINLLNNIQLNLAPPSEGEKPMTLQEAQSPAPQEDIPACQMAPEVVPSPVPAPVLAPAQEHTPPQQRVSEGRSVIDPYTSFMDTIYTSFLQVSAKEQEGRAHMGPSDPTSPFCALPPVSFPVEHHTPVPTLPQASAPVSLSPRRACSLRNPCLSRLSLEATAHSPAQGTPKPTEDGSTSPLQRKPVMVEGHTHPEPPLPSIYLEEAKTDCTGPAAAVCPYVEAGVDRQGHLPHVGYLSPRDGCSGRTDEETAGTLLHTEQGRDQAGAAGGARRGRKRKQTLQNVLEDFRDMDATTLEETKATTALLKPERSVRGRRRRGARSQRQ